In a single window of the Anaerobaca lacustris genome:
- a CDS encoding FAD-dependent oxidoreductase yields MAEEIDNKPGQSEILQFASLIAHQLKSPISTISTLLDVLATEVAGPLTPKQKDLIARANLRCDEGVATVRRMLAIVSALGRQEHIDGVVDVAGIVRSTRTRYEEKAIEYGLTFVVQAEDEPVYVHGTEPALTEALDALIDNAFKYTPSHGQVRLTLTAEPANRLIHLCVADSGVGIPEGMREKVFEPFHRTASARSSTRGGVGLGLSFVKAVVEALGGTVQAGKADLGGARLDIQLPMADPSEIDSLTDSDRSSAMKVVIVGGVAAGPKVAAKVIRLMPHASVTVVEKGQFLSYAGCGLPYYISGQVKNHAELMSTPMGALRDAVFFQKVKNVRILSRTEAIKIDRAARSVRVKELGSRKEFDLEYDKLVLATGASPIRPSIPGHDLDNIFCLHGVQDAEGIKAGLSGDRARDVVIVGGGLIGMETTEALARSGCRVTIVEMQPQTLGILDAEMARLVELHLESNGVKVLTNTKVCAFEGDGKVHRVVTDRGTLAADLVIMGIGVRPNTALARAAGLEIGETGGIKVSEQMRTSDPDIYAAGDCVECTDILTGRPAYVPLGSTANKQGRVAAVNLCGGEDAFPGILGSTICKVFDYCVARTGLTERAAKELGYTVTVALAPAPDRANYLSTARLLLLKLVVDRDTRRLLGVQAVGPGAGDKRIDVAATAIAAGMTVDQVAGLDLSYAPPYSPAMDNLITAANVARNKLDGHMVGVSAEEVHRMLRDKKDFVFLDVRTPGEHDQVRLPGATLIPLATLRGRIEEIPKGKPIVTFGQISLRGYEAALILRASGFEDIRVLDGGIAMWPYEKLQ; encoded by the coding sequence ATGGCGGAAGAGATCGACAACAAACCCGGTCAATCGGAGATCCTGCAATTCGCCTCGCTGATCGCGCATCAGCTCAAGAGTCCGATCAGCACCATCAGCACCCTTCTGGACGTGCTGGCCACCGAGGTGGCCGGGCCTCTGACACCGAAGCAGAAGGACCTGATCGCCCGGGCGAATCTGCGATGCGACGAGGGCGTCGCCACCGTGCGGCGGATGCTGGCCATCGTCTCGGCCTTGGGACGTCAGGAGCATATCGACGGCGTCGTGGACGTGGCGGGCATCGTCCGCAGCACCCGGACGCGCTATGAAGAGAAGGCCATCGAATACGGGCTGACCTTCGTGGTGCAGGCGGAGGACGAGCCAGTGTACGTCCATGGCACGGAGCCGGCCCTGACCGAAGCACTGGATGCCCTGATTGACAACGCCTTCAAGTACACCCCGTCGCATGGCCAGGTTCGGCTGACGCTGACCGCCGAACCGGCGAACCGTCTCATCCATCTGTGCGTGGCCGATTCGGGCGTGGGCATCCCCGAAGGGATGCGAGAGAAGGTCTTCGAGCCGTTCCATCGGACCGCATCGGCGCGCAGCTCGACGCGCGGCGGGGTCGGACTGGGATTGTCGTTCGTCAAAGCGGTCGTCGAGGCGCTGGGGGGCACCGTCCAGGCCGGCAAGGCCGATCTCGGCGGCGCCCGACTCGACATCCAGCTTCCGATGGCCGACCCGAGCGAGATCGACAGCCTCACAGACAGCGACAGATCGAGCGCCATGAAGGTGGTGATCGTCGGCGGCGTGGCCGCGGGGCCCAAGGTCGCCGCCAAGGTGATTCGGCTGATGCCCCACGCCAGTGTCACGGTGGTCGAGAAAGGCCAGTTTCTCTCGTACGCCGGCTGCGGGCTGCCCTATTACATCTCGGGGCAGGTCAAGAACCATGCGGAGCTGATGAGCACGCCGATGGGGGCGCTGCGCGACGCGGTGTTCTTTCAGAAGGTCAAGAACGTGCGCATCCTCAGCCGGACGGAGGCCATCAAGATCGACCGCGCCGCCAGGAGCGTCCGTGTCAAGGAGCTTGGCAGCCGGAAGGAATTCGACCTGGAGTACGACAAGCTGGTGCTCGCCACGGGCGCTTCGCCGATCCGGCCGTCGATTCCCGGCCACGACCTCGACAACATCTTCTGCCTGCACGGCGTCCAGGACGCCGAAGGGATCAAAGCCGGCCTTTCCGGCGACCGGGCGCGCGACGTGGTCATCGTCGGCGGCGGCCTGATCGGCATGGAGACGACCGAGGCCCTGGCCCGCAGCGGGTGCCGCGTGACCATCGTCGAGATGCAGCCGCAGACCCTGGGCATCCTGGACGCGGAAATGGCGCGACTGGTCGAATTGCATCTCGAATCCAACGGCGTCAAGGTCCTGACGAACACCAAGGTCTGTGCGTTCGAAGGCGACGGCAAGGTGCATCGCGTCGTGACGGACCGCGGGACCCTGGCGGCCGATCTGGTCATCATGGGCATCGGGGTCCGCCCGAACACCGCTCTGGCCCGCGCGGCCGGTCTGGAGATCGGCGAGACCGGCGGGATCAAAGTCAGCGAGCAGATGCGCACGTCGGACCCGGACATCTATGCGGCCGGCGATTGCGTCGAATGCACCGACATCCTTACCGGCCGACCGGCCTATGTCCCGCTGGGCTCGACCGCCAACAAGCAGGGCCGCGTCGCCGCCGTCAACCTCTGCGGGGGCGAGGACGCGTTTCCGGGCATCCTCGGCAGCACGATCTGCAAGGTCTTCGACTATTGCGTCGCCCGCACCGGCCTGACGGAGCGCGCCGCGAAGGAACTGGGCTACACGGTGACCGTCGCGCTGGCGCCGGCGCCGGACCGGGCCAACTACCTGTCCACCGCGCGCCTGCTGTTGCTCAAGCTCGTGGTCGATCGCGACACGCGACGGCTCCTCGGCGTCCAGGCCGTCGGGCCCGGCGCGGGAGACAAGCGAATCGACGTGGCCGCCACCGCGATTGCCGCCGGCATGACCGTCGATCAGGTGGCGGGCCTCGACCTCAGCTACGCCCCGCCCTACTCGCCGGCGATGGACAACCTGATTACCGCCGCCAACGTCGCCCGCAACAAGCTGGACGGTCACATGGTCGGCGTCTCAGCCGAAGAAGTGCACCGGATGCTTCGGGACAAGAAGGACTTTGTCTTTCTCGACGTCCGCACGCCCGGCGAGCACGACCAGGTCCGCCTGCCCGGTGCGACGCTGATCCCGCTGGCGACGTTGCGCGGACGGATCGAGGAGATCCCGAAGGGCAAACCGATCGTGACGTTCGGCCAGATCTCGCTGCGCGGCTACGAAGCAGCGCTGATCCTCCGCGCGTCGGGCTTCGAGGACATCCGCGTCCTGGACGGGGGCATCGCGATGTGGCCCTACGAGAAATTGCAGTGA
- a CDS encoding Gfo/Idh/MocA family protein, producing the protein METQDRSRAGRVSRRQFLRSSVTAASVTALTAALQARAYAGGTGAMRIGLIGCGGRGAGAAVQALNACPRARLTAMADAFEDRLNRSRQGVSEAHPDRVDVPAERRFVGMDGYARVMDSDVDLVILATPPGFRPQQFEAAVAAGKHVFMEKPVAVDVPGIRKVAAANERAKARGLAVAVGLNIRHQNNAREVIARVHDGAIGRITFLRAYGTNAGVWVHRRQSAESEMEYQMRNWYYFNWLCGDLIVEQTVHALDLVDWAKGDHPVEAQGMGGRQVRVGPDYGEIYDHHAVEYTYGDGTKMFLFCGHIPNCWSSFGGIAHGTKGQADLGGGVLTVQGEKPVRFDPGVAGHQAEHDHLFAALDAGKAYNEGDYGVSSTMTAILGRMATYSGQIVTWDDAMKSETDLGPDRYHWDAAPPVTPGPDGLYACAMPGRTKPY; encoded by the coding sequence ATGGAGACGCAAGACAGATCACGAGCAGGCCGGGTTTCGCGCCGGCAGTTCCTCCGCAGTTCGGTAACCGCCGCCTCCGTGACGGCGCTGACGGCTGCGTTGCAGGCGCGGGCGTATGCAGGCGGGACCGGGGCCATGCGCATCGGCCTGATCGGCTGCGGCGGGCGCGGCGCCGGCGCCGCGGTCCAGGCGCTCAACGCCTGTCCGCGCGCCAGGCTCACCGCTATGGCCGACGCCTTCGAGGATCGGCTCAATAGAAGCCGCCAGGGTGTTTCCGAGGCGCACCCGGATCGCGTGGACGTACCGGCCGAGCGCCGCTTCGTCGGCATGGACGGCTACGCGCGTGTGATGGATTCGGACGTGGACCTCGTGATCCTGGCGACCCCACCCGGATTTCGCCCGCAGCAGTTCGAGGCGGCGGTGGCCGCGGGCAAGCACGTGTTCATGGAAAAGCCCGTGGCGGTGGACGTGCCCGGCATCCGCAAGGTGGCCGCCGCCAACGAGCGGGCCAAGGCCAGGGGCCTGGCGGTCGCGGTGGGCCTGAACATTCGCCACCAGAACAACGCCCGCGAGGTGATCGCCCGCGTCCACGACGGCGCCATCGGCCGGATCACGTTCCTGCGCGCCTATGGCACCAATGCCGGCGTGTGGGTCCATCGACGCCAGAGTGCCGAGAGCGAAATGGAATACCAGATGCGCAACTGGTACTACTTCAACTGGCTCTGCGGCGATCTGATCGTCGAGCAGACCGTCCACGCGCTCGATCTGGTCGACTGGGCCAAAGGCGACCACCCGGTGGAAGCCCAGGGCATGGGCGGAAGGCAGGTGCGCGTCGGGCCCGACTACGGCGAGATTTACGACCACCACGCGGTCGAATACACCTATGGCGACGGGACCAAGATGTTCCTGTTCTGCGGGCATATTCCCAATTGCTGGAGCAGCTTCGGCGGCATCGCCCACGGCACGAAGGGTCAGGCCGATCTGGGCGGCGGCGTGCTGACCGTGCAAGGCGAGAAACCCGTTCGATTCGATCCGGGCGTCGCGGGCCATCAGGCCGAACACGACCACCTGTTTGCGGCGCTCGATGCGGGCAAGGCGTACAACGAAGGCGACTACGGCGTCAGCAGCACGATGACCGCGATCCTCGGGCGTATGGCGACCTACTCCGGGCAGATCGTGACATGGGACGACGCCATGAAGTCCGAGACCGACCTCGGTCCGGATCGTTACCATTGGGACGCCGCCCCTCCCGTCACGCCGGGCCCCGATGGACTGTACGCCTGTGCCATGCCCGGCCGGACAAAACCCTATTGA
- a CDS encoding phosphatase PAP2 family protein produces MARFVLHRHPRPLRTRRETPGLLLFAVGVAMAATGCGTLPDGSRWGQHAFACFDSNRIAKAAKDAFLSPHTLIPLAGAAVFAIDDFDERVSDWATDRTPVFGSEKDARDASDRLRLFLALETLATALATPSGDQAGPWAAAKVRGMAVEGAGVVATQGLTGVLQGAIGRERPNESNEHSFPSGHTSTSFAYATASNRNLDSIDLPAAVRPVLQTGNVILAGGVAWARVEGRKHYPSDVLFGAALAHFVTAFIHDAFMNLPDPDRASLTAFPVEAGAGIQLAVRF; encoded by the coding sequence ATGGCCAGATTCGTCTTGCATCGGCACCCGCGCCCGCTCCGGACGAGGCGCGAAACGCCTGGCCTGCTGCTCTTCGCCGTCGGCGTGGCGATGGCGGCGACGGGCTGCGGCACGTTGCCGGACGGCAGCCGCTGGGGCCAGCATGCCTTCGCCTGCTTCGACTCAAACCGCATCGCCAAGGCGGCCAAGGACGCCTTCCTCAGTCCCCACACGCTCATCCCGCTGGCGGGAGCGGCGGTGTTCGCCATCGACGACTTCGATGAGAGAGTCTCCGACTGGGCGACCGATCGTACCCCCGTCTTCGGATCGGAGAAGGACGCCCGAGACGCCAGCGACCGCCTCAGGCTGTTCCTGGCCCTGGAGACTCTGGCGACGGCGCTGGCCACCCCCAGCGGCGATCAGGCCGGCCCGTGGGCCGCCGCCAAGGTCAGGGGCATGGCGGTGGAGGGGGCCGGTGTCGTGGCCACACAAGGCCTGACCGGCGTGCTACAAGGCGCGATCGGACGGGAGCGACCGAACGAGAGCAATGAACACAGTTTTCCGTCGGGCCACACGTCCACTTCCTTCGCCTACGCCACCGCCTCCAATCGGAACCTGGATTCCATCGACCTTCCGGCTGCTGTGCGACCCGTGCTGCAGACCGGCAACGTCATCCTCGCCGGCGGCGTCGCATGGGCCCGAGTCGAGGGACGCAAGCACTACCCATCGGACGTCCTCTTCGGCGCCGCGCTTGCGCACTTCGTAACCGCCTTCATTCACGACGCCTTCATGAACCTTCCCGACCCAGACCGGGCCAGCTTGACAGCATTTCCCGTCGAGGCGGGCGCCGGAATCCAGTTGGCCGTTCGCTTCTGA